The Cylindrospermum stagnale PCC 7417 genome segment AGGAGATGAGATAACTTTTACACCTAGTGACTGAGCAATTTTTACAGTGTCATCTGTTGAGCCACCATCAACCACAATTACTTCTATATTTGTACTCGGTTGAGTATTGGCTAAAGCGTCTTTGATATTACCCGCTTCGTTGAGAGTCGGAATAATAATCGAAATTGTCGCAGCGTCAAGGTTCTGACTCACGATATCTCCTGAAATCCGGATGAGAGCGAGGTTGTAATGAAGATTTTGAGGCTAATATCAATGCTCAAGATGTCCGACATGATATCTAGTGATAACTAATCCTGTTCTGTCACTCTCCGAAAACATTTGCCATTTCTGAATTCTAGAGCTTTTATCTACTAAGCGATTGCACAATTTATTTCTAATAACAAATACCACACCCATTTTTTTCTAATAGAATAGGTTGGATTGATTGGTTGATCAGGCTTTCAGAGATTGCCCTCCCGGAAAGTGACAAAAGAGGGCTAATCAATCCGGTGCGTTAGAAATGCACCCTACATATGAGCCTCCTACGGGCGCGGTTTACGCTCCCGCAACAAATCAAAGATACATATTTTTCTTGATTTTATAAACGCCTCCCTGTGTAAGAGGATGTCTGAGAAGTATCAAAATTGATCGAGATCCCCCTAAATCCCCCTTCAAAAGGGGGACTTTGAGAAGTTTTTGCCCCCCTTTTTAAGGGGGGTTGGGGGGATCTACGAGTGTTTTATTTATCACAAACAACTTTTCAAACATCCTCTAAGGATGATAAAATCTGTATCTTAATCTTAGAATTTATATAGTAAAATTACTTATGTATTAAAGTAGTAGATTCAGCCCAACACTCTTCATAAATCAAGGCGTTAATTTTCTTCACTATAAACCCAAGAACGAATCTTGCCTATGATCCCTACGAGTCTGAAGTTTCAGAGCATAGTACAGAGGAAAATAGTAGCTATTTCCAGCACAGGATTTTGAAGAACACCTGGTAGCGTCTTTAAGTCCTCCTCAAATTTACCAACACTTTATTAAAGAGATGATAAAAATGCTACTTTCGCCCTTTATACTTTTCCGGAATCGGTCATATGATAGTTTGCATTAAGGAAAAAAGCTAAGAACTGCTTACAGGCTATTAAAACCCTATCTCAGGACAGTCAAAATAAAATGAAAACTAAATTTTCTACCTTTGTCGCTTCCGCTTTGTTAACCACAGGTATTGTCACCACAGTGGCTGCCGCACCTACACACGCCGCCGTAAATTGTAGCATTACTAACGTTTCCCTGGGAGGAGTTTCTGCTACAGATTGCGAGGGAGCCTTTAATGGCAATGATACAGGTGCATTAGATACAAAATTAGCTAATGGTCTGTTTAGCGATATTGTTGGTGCTGGCGTAGCATGGACTTTGGCTGGCAAATCGGATCAAGGCAGTAATCCTTTCATTCAAGCAGCTAACGGCTCCACTACTGGCGCTTGGAGTCTGAAACAACCATTGTCCAGTAACACTTTTGTAGTTAGCTTGAAGGCATCTAATTCTTACAGTGCCTATCTGTTTAACGATTATGACTTCTCTAAAGGTTTAACAGGGATATTTAATACCATTGGTGTTTCTGTAAATGGCCAAGGCAAAGCTCAGGGATTGTCTCACGCCTCATTGTACATCTCTAACAAACCAAAAACTCCGCCCGTAACTGAGGTTCCTGAACCAACTGCACTCGTTGGCTTGAGTTTAGTAGCAAGTGGTATGGTCTTTACACGTCGTCGCCGTGTTGCTGGTTAATACCTCAATGCTTCACAATTTGCCTTTTAGTCAATTTTCAAGTCGTTACAGGGTAATACCTGTAGCGATTTCTTATTTGCATCTCCCAAAGATCATCTAACATCGGCAAGAGCAACAAAGATATTGCAGATATCAATTAGGAGTAAGCTGTTTGAGGGCGTTTTTCACAATCTACTTATGGCAACCATTAACGACAACTACCTGAAGCTAAAAGCAGGTTATCTATTTCCGGAAATTGCTCGCCGGGTGAATGCCTTTGTCCAAGCAAATCCTGATGCTAAGGTGATCCGGTTGGGTATTGGCGATGTCACCGAACCTTTACCAGCAGCTTGCCGCACAGCTATGATTAAAGCTGTGGAAGAAATGGGCGATCGCACAACTTTCAAAGGCTATGGCCCAGAACAAGGTTACAGCTGGTTACGGGAGAAAATTGCTGCTCACGATTTCCAAGCAAGGGGAGCAGCGATAGAAGCTGATGAAATCTTCATTTCTGACGGTTCCAAGTGCGATAACGGCAATATTCTCGACATTTTTGGTCATGATAATGCGATCGCTGTGACTGATCCAGTTTATCCCGTCTACGTAGATACCAACGTCATGGCGGGAAACACCGGGGTAGCTAACGATAAAGGCGAGTTTGAAGGTTTAGTTTATCTCCCTGTCACCGCTGAAAACAACTTTACTGCTGAGATTCCCTCCCAAAAAGTTGACTTAATCTATCTCTGCTTCCCCAACAACCCCACTGGTGCCACCGCCACCAAAGAACACCTAAAAGCTTGGGTAGATTACGCAAAAGCCAACGGTTCCATCATCTTCTTTGATGCTGCTTACGAAGCTTATATCACCGATTCTTCCCTTCCCCACTCGATTTACGAGATTGAAGGTGCAAGAGATTGTGCGATCGAATTTCGCTCCTTCTCCAAAAATGCCGGCTTTACCGGTACCCGCTGCGCCTTAAGCGTCGTCCCCAAAACACTCACAGCCAAAGCCGCTGATGGTTCCGACGTCGAACTGTGGAAACTCTGGAACCGCCGCCAGTCAACCAAATTTAACGGTGTCTCTTACATCGTCCAACGGGGTGCTGAAGCGGTTTACTCGGAAGAAGGACAAGCGCAAATCAAAGCCTTAGTTAGTTTCTATTTAGAAAACGCCAAAATCATTCGAGAGCAATTAACAGCCGCCGGCTTATCAGTTTATGGCGGCGTAAATGCACCTTACGTTTGGGTGAAAACTCCCAATAATTTATCCAGTTGGGAATTCTTCGATAAACTACTGCAAACCGTAAATGTAGTGGGAACTCCTGGTTCTGGTTTTGGTGCTGCGGGTGAAGGTTACTTCCGCATCTCTGCATTTAACAGCCGAGAAAACGTCGAAGAAGCAATGAAGCGCATCACCGAAAAATTTAAGGTTTAGTAAGTTGTGGTGGGCAATGCCCACCCTACTTTTTGTTAGACTTAATCTATCAAAAATCATAAATGCTATGAGTGTAGCTATCCCCATCTTCAAACCCGTTAGCCAGATGCAACTAACACCTGGTAGTACAGTTACCATTCCAAATGTTACCTGGGAAGAATTTGAATCTATTTTACAAGAACTGGGAGAAAAAAGAGCTTCACGAATTGCCTATAATCAGGGTAATTTAGAGATTATGGTTCCTTTACCTGAGCATGAAATTTCCAAAGATTTAATTTCTGATATTATCAAAATATTGCTGAAAGCAAAAGGAATTAAATATCAACCTTTTGGTTCAACAACTTTTAAACGACAAGGTACAGCAGGAGTTGAGCCAGATGCTTGCTTTTATATTCAAAATTATCAACAAATGATCGGACGCAGGCGTTTACAACCTGATAATCCACCGCCAGACTTAGCCATAGAAATTGATGTCACATCAAAAACCAGTCTTGATGCTTATGAAGCTATTGGAGTCCCCGAATTATGGATATATGATAGTGGTAGACTTGCCATTTATTTGTTGAAAAATCGCAAATATATCAAATCTGAACAAAGTCCCTATTTTGAGGATATAGCCATTACTCAGATTATCCCTGCTACTATTGAACGTAGTTGGCAAGTGGGAAGTTTTCAAGCTTTAGAAGAATTTGCTGCAATGATTGAACAGTAATTAGAGATTAACAACTTATATGGTATTACTTCAAGAATTATCTGAACTGTTACAAGCAGAAGATCCAGAAGAACGACAAACAATCACTGGTGTTAGTTGGGAGAGTTATGAAGCTTTACTCAATGATTTAGGTGACAGCCTGCAATATAGAGTCACATATTTAGATGGAGTGATAGAATTAGTGTCACCAAATTACCGACATGAACGCAATAAAACAATTATTGGTTCTTTGCTAGAAGCTTACTTTCAAGAAAAACGCATTCGTTATTTTCCTCTAGGTTCTACTACTTTTCGCAAACAAACAAAAAAAGGTGGTGTAGAGCCAGATGAATCTTACTGTATAGGTACAGAAAAAGAATTTCCTGATTTAGCAATTGAAGTAATTATAACAAGTGGGGGGATAGATAAATTAGAGGTTTATAAAAGATTAGGTGTCAAGGAAGTTTGGTTTTTCCAAAATAATCAATTTAAAATTTACCATCTGTGCGGTGACAGTTACGAACAAGTTGCAAAGAGCGAGTTATTACCAAATTTGGATTTAACAATCTTGGCGCAATATGCAATTGCAGATGATCCTCTAGATGCAGCGTTAGAGTTTCGGGAGAAAGTTAGAGAACTGTTAGGTTAATCTGTAAACAGATAAGCATTATCGAATAAATTTATTTAGCGCCTCAACTAACAAATGTACTGTTGTTGAAGGATTATCACTTTCTGGATTAGAAGGGTTATATTGCTTGAGAAGAGTTTTAGCATTTCTGATAGCAGTAGGTTGTAGATTTTCTATCTCCTCATAAATTGTATCACTATTTTTCTCATATTTCTTTTTCAGTAAAAAGTCTAATTTAGAGATGTAATCTTTACGAGGAATCCCAGTATTTAGAAATTCAAAATGCAATACATACCATAATTCAAAAGCTTCATTAGAATAGGCAACTTTAAATCCTGCTATTTCAGCACTTGCAATAGCATTGTTAAAATCTTGCTTAGGAAAATCATCCCTATCAAATACACACCAAACCTGATCATAATCTCCTTGAGCTTTAAATTCTTTTGCTTCTTGCACTAATTTACTAGGATTATATCCAAATCCTTCAACCTGAATTTTCTTAACAGTTGTGGAAACACGAAACCTTTTAAAGTAATTTACTTCTGTTTGTTCACCTCCACAAATAATTAGGAATGTGTCTCTTGTATCTGTTGTTTCTACTTTTCTATCAGAATAACCACGAGATGGCGTTCTCCCTTCACTTTTTCTAGGCATTAGGTTCACCGATAATTTGACTTAAGTTTCCAATAAAAGGAATAGCGCCATATCTGCCTTTGATGTAGTCACTTTCAAATGAGGCATCATTTCTAATTTTATATTCAACCAGGGAGTATAAATCTGTAGCACCATATTTATTCTTCTCGGTAAACCAAATCTGATCTCTACGAAAGAGTTGGTTACTCAGCAGGTTTGTATCGTGAGTCATAAATATTAGTTGTGCATTATTGTAATTTGTTTCCTTTGAGTTAAATAATTCAAGAATTGCCTTACTAATTAAAGGGTGAAGTCTTGCATCAAATTCATCAAATATCAAAACTTTGCCATTTTTAAGAGTATCTACCAAAAGCCCAGCAATAGCAACTATTTTTTTAGTTCCTTCAGATTCTTGAGCTTCTAAATCAAATAATTCCATAGAAACATAATTACCTTGTTTATCAAATTTTTGATGAACAGTATAAATTGAAGGTGGTTTCTTGGCTCCACTCTTGAGAATGAAGTTTTTGAGTTCATCTGCTATTGCTAGAGGCAAAGAATCAAGGGTAATTTCTGATTCTTTTTTTACTCTTATGTCACTAATACCCAAATCTAATTTTTTAATTAATTGAATAATTTCTTCTCTATTATTATCTTCTACTAGACATTTTATTGTATAAGCCAAATTACTTCTATCATCTAACCCTGAAACTATATTTAATTTTCTTGCTAGCCAATCTAGAATTTTCTCAGCCATTTCAACATTAAACTGAGCCGCTACTGAAAGAAAAAGTGCATTATGCCTAGTTCTTGGATAAATCCCCTCAGCCTTGAACCTTTTAGATAAATTAAATGTAACAGGATTTCCATCATAACTCCGTTCAAAAAGCCGAGTTTCTCTAGTTTTTGGAACAACAAATAACCATTCTGAAACTACATCTTCTTTAGTGGCTTCAAACCCATATCTATACTTTTTGCCATCTAATATAAACACAATTTCAAAAAAAGATGGTTGTGCTTCAGTTTCTGTACTTAACCTAAATGGTTCAACTCCTATTTCTTCTGTAGTTTGAGTATCTTTAGAGGAGTTAATCATAAACCATTTCATAAAACTTAATGCTTTGGCTATGTTGCTTTTACCACTAGCATTAGCCCCATAAATCGCAGCACTTTTGAGTAATTTAAGCTCATCATCTACTGCAAAAACATTATTATTATCAAGTTCCTTTTCTTTAGAGACAATATTAGCCGCCACCATACTAAAAGTAACTTTATCCTTAAAGGATCTGTAATTACCAATACTAAACTCTATGAGCATAGTAACCTCCTATTCTTAAACAGCACATTTGTGAGATTTTCACAAATATATAATTTAAGCATAGCGGATATCAAGTTATATGAGCTAGTTAGATCAGAAATTAATCGTCACTTATTCTGAAAACAAAGATTCTAAATCTCGCTAACCGCTGACAACACGAACTATAGCAATCCTAAATTAGATGTGTATCCCTAACGGGAGCCGTAGGCATCACATCTCTTTTTTCTCTTCCTCTGCGCTCTCTGCGTCTCTGCGGTAATGCCTCCGGCACGCTGCGCGAACGTTAAAAAAATACTGCTGTTAACAACTAAAATAGGATTGCTATATATCAATTAGACATTTGGAGGGAAAGAATGTAGAGACGTTGCATGCAACGTCTCTACAAGGATTCTGCTATGTCTAAGATTTGATATCATCAGATGGCTCAACTTTTGCCTGTTTATGAGTAGCCAAAGTCAGTCCTTCTTCCAATTGCACAGAAGAATACTTGCTCAAACCAATGCGCTGTGCAGTGTAAATTCCTGAATGTCCCGAAAATAGATAACTCACCACACAGCTAATACCAATATATACACCAGATTCCAGTCCAAAGAGTTCAATTCCCATTAAAGTCGAAGCTATAGGTGTATTCGCTGCACCGGCAAACACACCGACAAATCCCATTCCGGCTAATAGTGGTGTGGGTAGCGCCAAAAGTAACGATAAAGCATTACCTAAAGTTGCACCAATAAAAAATAGCGGTGTCACTTCTCCTCCTTTAAAACCTGCACCTAAAGTTAAAGCGGTAAGACTCAATTTGGCTGCAAAATCCCCAGGAGGTAGCTGAGTGTAAAAAGAATCGACAATAGTTGGAATACCCAGCCCAATATATTTGGTTGTACCACTCAAACCAACAATTGCGGCTATCATCGCACCACCAATTAAAGGACGCATTGGCGGATAGGATATTTTGGCTTTAAATAAATGATTGATTTTATGTGTAACTTGAGCAAAAAGTCTCGCCACAATTCCAAAAATTGCGCCGGCAATAATCGCAGATATCAGTTGCCAAATTGTAATTGTGGGGATAATTGGAGCGTGTCGGTATGCTGTATGATGTAAACCCCATAGCAAAGTTACCTGATTCCCGACAATTGCTGCAATTAAAGAGGGGAAAAGAGCATCATAATGAATTTTACCAATTGCTAAAACTTCCAAACCAAACACTGTTCCTGCTAAAGGAGTACCAAAAACTGAAGCAAATCCGCCGCTGATACCTGCGGTTAACAAAATTCGTCGATTTGCCCCTTTAAAGTGCAATATTTTAGTTAACTGATCTGCTAGAGAAGCACCCATTTGCAACGCTGTGCCTTCACGTCCGGCTGAACCACCAAATAAATGAGTGAGGTCTGTTCCTAGTAGAACTAAAGGAGCCATACGGAAGGGAATAAT includes the following:
- a CDS encoding PEP-CTERM sorting domain-containing protein, with the protein product MKTKFSTFVASALLTTGIVTTVAAAPTHAAVNCSITNVSLGGVSATDCEGAFNGNDTGALDTKLANGLFSDIVGAGVAWTLAGKSDQGSNPFIQAANGSTTGAWSLKQPLSSNTFVVSLKASNSYSAYLFNDYDFSKGLTGIFNTIGVSVNGQGKAQGLSHASLYISNKPKTPPVTEVPEPTALVGLSLVASGMVFTRRRRVAG
- a CDS encoding RloB family protein, which codes for MPRKSEGRTPSRGYSDRKVETTDTRDTFLIICGGEQTEVNYFKRFRVSTTVKKIQVEGFGYNPSKLVQEAKEFKAQGDYDQVWCVFDRDDFPKQDFNNAIASAEIAGFKVAYSNEAFELWYVLHFEFLNTGIPRKDYISKLDFLLKKKYEKNSDTIYEEIENLQPTAIRNAKTLLKQYNPSNPESDNPSTTVHLLVEALNKFIR
- a CDS encoding Uma2 family endonuclease — encoded protein: MVLLQELSELLQAEDPEERQTITGVSWESYEALLNDLGDSLQYRVTYLDGVIELVSPNYRHERNKTIIGSLLEAYFQEKRIRYFPLGSTTFRKQTKKGGVEPDESYCIGTEKEFPDLAIEVIITSGGIDKLEVYKRLGVKEVWFFQNNQFKIYHLCGDSYEQVAKSELLPNLDLTILAQYAIADDPLDAALEFREKVRELLG
- a CDS encoding AAA family ATPase, whose protein sequence is MLIEFSIGNYRSFKDKVTFSMVAANIVSKEKELDNNNVFAVDDELKLLKSAAIYGANASGKSNIAKALSFMKWFMINSSKDTQTTEEIGVEPFRLSTETEAQPSFFEIVFILDGKKYRYGFEATKEDVVSEWLFVVPKTRETRLFERSYDGNPVTFNLSKRFKAEGIYPRTRHNALFLSVAAQFNVEMAEKILDWLARKLNIVSGLDDRSNLAYTIKCLVEDNNREEIIQLIKKLDLGISDIRVKKESEITLDSLPLAIADELKNFILKSGAKKPPSIYTVHQKFDKQGNYVSMELFDLEAQESEGTKKIVAIAGLLVDTLKNGKVLIFDEFDARLHPLISKAILELFNSKETNYNNAQLIFMTHDTNLLSNQLFRRDQIWFTEKNKYGATDLYSLVEYKIRNDASFESDYIKGRYGAIPFIGNLSQIIGEPNA
- a CDS encoding Uma2 family endonuclease, translating into MSVAIPIFKPVSQMQLTPGSTVTIPNVTWEEFESILQELGEKRASRIAYNQGNLEIMVPLPEHEISKDLISDIIKILLKAKGIKYQPFGSTTFKRQGTAGVEPDACFYIQNYQQMIGRRRLQPDNPPPDLAIEIDVTSKTSLDAYEAIGVPELWIYDSGRLAIYLLKNRKYIKSEQSPYFEDIAITQIIPATIERSWQVGSFQALEEFAAMIEQ
- a CDS encoding LL-diaminopimelate aminotransferase; the encoded protein is MATINDNYLKLKAGYLFPEIARRVNAFVQANPDAKVIRLGIGDVTEPLPAACRTAMIKAVEEMGDRTTFKGYGPEQGYSWLREKIAAHDFQARGAAIEADEIFISDGSKCDNGNILDIFGHDNAIAVTDPVYPVYVDTNVMAGNTGVANDKGEFEGLVYLPVTAENNFTAEIPSQKVDLIYLCFPNNPTGATATKEHLKAWVDYAKANGSIIFFDAAYEAYITDSSLPHSIYEIEGARDCAIEFRSFSKNAGFTGTRCALSVVPKTLTAKAADGSDVELWKLWNRRQSTKFNGVSYIVQRGAEAVYSEEGQAQIKALVSFYLENAKIIREQLTAAGLSVYGGVNAPYVWVKTPNNLSSWEFFDKLLQTVNVVGTPGSGFGAAGEGYFRISAFNSRENVEEAMKRITEKFKV
- a CDS encoding voltage-gated chloride channel family protein, which codes for MKHLRQFELFIALPHLIKWLPISFAIGIFAGTASAALLASLEWATDWRESHRWIIALLPLAGFLSGLIYHHFGQSVEAGNNLLLEEIHNPKDIIPFRMAPLVLLGTDLTHLFGGSAGREGTALQMGASLADQLTKILHFKGANRRILLTAGISGGFASVFGTPLAGTVFGLEVLAIGKIHYDALFPSLIAAIVGNQVTLLWGLHHTAYRHAPIIPTITIWQLISAIIAGAIFGIVARLFAQVTHKINHLFKAKISYPPMRPLIGGAMIAAIVGLSGTTKYIGLGIPTIVDSFYTQLPPGDFAAKLSLTALTLGAGFKGGEVTPLFFIGATLGNALSLLLALPTPLLAGMGFVGVFAGAANTPIASTLMGIELFGLESGVYIGISCVVSYLFSGHSGIYTAQRIGLSKYSSVQLEEGLTLATHKQAKVEPSDDIKS